The genomic interval TCTATCAGGTAAAATTGCTCAGCATCATGATTTTGTGCAGAGAACCCATGTTTAAGCTGTAAGAACTAAACCAATCTAGGAAAAGATCATTACTTTTTCTGGCCAACTCTTGGGTGTTTCCTTTATGATTCTAATAGCTGAAATGGGTTTCTGGAAACAGGAATGCGTCATTGAATCAATAGCTAAGAATTGGGGGGCAATTGCAGCTCATCACAGGGATTCACCTAATGAAAATACTGGGTTCTCTTTTGTAAACTGCAACATCACTGGAACTGGCAGCATTCTTTTGGGAAGAGCTTGGGGAAACTATTCGAGAGCAGTCTACTCATATTGCAATATAGATGATATCGTAACTTCCTCAGGATGGAGTGACTGGAAACACCCATCCAGGCAGAAGTATACTCTTAAGTGACTAAATAATTATCTTTCTGGAATACCAATTTTCCTTGTAGATATTACAGAGATCTGACTCTGAAACTGAATTTCGAATATGCAGGACGGTGGTGTTTGGGGAATACCAGTGCAGGGGCAGAGGAGCAGATACGAGAGGTCGTGTATCATGGTCCAAGTCTTTCAGTTATGAGGAAGTTCAGCCTTTCCTAGACAAGAAATTCATAAGTGGAGAACAATGGCTTAGACTTTAGTGCTTGATTCTCTCACATAGCTTGTTCAtttctttatcatttctctatcaTATATTCATCCTCCTATATCACGGATTCTTCATTTCCTAGAGGCTAAAAACAGCGAAAGGTACAGCAGTTttgatttttctcttatttttccctttgttttctGTTATAAAGGTAGAAACAACGGGATAATCAACATTGTGTATGCTAAAACTGTATCTATTCTTCACGTTGTGATATCAATATGTATCATTTAATCTAACTTACTAGTTGCTTGGTGTTACTGCAAGATTATGGGAATAGATACGGAATCCATGGTTATTATGTGTGCACACGTAcgtagagtaatgttatatacaatcgtgGAGTGCGTTTGTATTATacaatcgctttaaaaaaaagtgagattcactattaagaaattattattttttcatataaatatcgtatttattttttattttttaaataattacacaacGCTTACGCATTCatgactatatatttatatgtgcgTGTCGACGCAGAAAAGAGAACAGAGAGAATGTTTCCAGCGCGAGTCAAATAAAGGTTTAAGCAGACCAAAAGGAGAcagaacaaaagaaacaaaaaagtaatTTCGACTTTATGGCAGTCTTCAAATTTGTTGGTACAAGGTACAAGAAGCACATAAGTGAATCAATCTGATTCATTTTGGAGTGCTTCTAAGGGAAGGAGTTAATattctaaaaagtaaaaacactCGAGAGAATCCGACAACCACCATAAAATTCTAAGCCTTAAACCTGTACACCTACAAAGGCTACAGAGTCAAGTCCGAATGCAATGAGCTTCCCCCACACCCGTGTAACTATTTACAAGCATCCAAACAACCGACCCAAGCAGTCAAAACTAACCAAGTATACGGTCATCATCCACCATCATAAATTAAGGCACATAGCTCCTATTGAACATCTTATGCGGCCAGTTCCATTAGTTCTGCTTTACAATTCTGTCCAGAAGTCTCAAAATCCTGGGTGTCATCACCATTCTCACTATCATTGTCACGTTTGTCATCGTTGTCATTACCTTGCGCATCATCTACATTATTACAACTGCCTTTCATCCCAACACCATCAACCCCAGTTCCTTTGTCatttaatgatgatgacttcTTATCAATGACCCTTTCCATATCTTCAGGAAGGCCATCAGAGTTGATAACTGCAGTTAATTCGAGCTTTTCATCTTCACCAATGTTAAATTTAGCACTGCTAGGAACTTCGGCACATGACACGGAAAAATCAGATTTGACATCCTTGATAATGTTTGAGGATGGAGAAAGCTTATTTTCCAAGCCAATAGTTGCAGATAAGGCGGAGATTATGTCAGGCTTTCCCTGTATATCAACCCACTGGTCCCCCATCCAATCTTTGGATTTTCTTAGATCCTTTTTGTGTACATTCAATACTATGCTCTCACCTAACCACCAAATAAGTTCTCTTATAAAAGTGAAAGGaagtgaaaaataagaaaaaactaaataaaatttaataagcATACCGGGAAAGTAAATTTGCATAGTACCATCACCAGAGTTATCCAAGCCAGTAACTACTCCTTCCCACCAGCCATCACTCCACCATGCATCAACTGCAGTCCCAACCTCGAGAGCACTGTCTAGTTGTTCCTTAGGAGGAGGAGCTGGCCTAATTGTAGAGCGACCCGGATGCCTCATGCCAAGTTTATCGGGCATAGCCATTTTAAAAGCAGGGATCCATTCCTACAAATTAGAGAACATCTTAACTGCCTTTCCAGTCAGGAATTCTGGCTTCAAGAGAAAATTAGGAGCTGCACATGGCTCGTGTCATTAAAGTATAGGAGAGATAAATTAAGTTTGTTAGAGCTGTCTACACTAGATTGCAATCCATTATTGGTCATTCCTATTTTCTTTAGAAGCGCTTGCGCCCGCACGTAAACAAATGTAGCCATGAGGGGTTAATCAAAAGATGTggcccacacacacacacacacacacacacaaatgtaGCCATGGGGGGTTAATCAGAATTGTAGCTAAAAATGATGTGGCCTACCTAAAGTAGGCATTCAGGCTGGTATTCTGCAAAACTATAAACGCTATGACTTCAACTTACATTAATTATCAATCATAAGGAAAACATCCTAGAGAGGGATCACATACCTCAAGATTGCCACATCCATCTTCATCCTGCACATCATCATATCGCACTTTCATCTGTTTTCGTGACACCTGCAAGACCGTACACCTGAACCAGCAGCCTCGGATGCCGCTATCTTGACAGAGCAGCTCTATCTTTCCATCAACCTTAAATAGTGGAGGATACCAAGGGTGACAATCGATGTGCTTCAGGGAAAGCAATCTCCTGCTGGCTGACAAACCATAGTCTAAGTTCTCATAAGGGTCATATGTTATCATCTGGTGAACTCTAACAGAATTTCTGACTCCCGAATGATCTGCTGCAAACCTTTGACATGCCCTACCACTTCTTGTCCTCTTTACTCCTAGCTTTACATTCTCACCCGAGCTTAACTGTTCAGCTTCTTCCCCAGCCAGACCATGGCATATAAACTCGGGCCTTGAGAAGGCATCAGGACCCAAACAAGAGAGAATTGGCTGATCAAAGTAGCCACGCAGCTTGCTGAGGTCAAAGGGTTTCACTCTGTTGCTTCTGAACTGCCTATAACACAAATGAATTCTGGCTAATAACGGATGAGGAAAAGATGCTAAGCATTTTTCATAATGTTCACGAGTTAAGACCGTGGCAGGACCATCAATACACTCTGCACTTATGACTTGTACATATGGAGTTATGAAAACTTCTTTTGGGTGAGGATTTCGTATGGGAATTATCCCTTTGACTTCCTGATTGTGGTGAAACCACCTTACTTTCACCTTTTTCTGACCCCTCTTGTCTTCAtacatatcttctaaataagcaacgtagtgattttctccTTTAGCCATGACAAAGATGAAGGATTGAATCTGAATATCAGGAAAGACGAGAAACTATTAGAGGAAGCAAAGACCGGAAATAAAACAACGACAAAAAGCAACATCCAACCGACATCATTCTTAGTGAGGAACATACGTCCCAGTAAAAGCATACGAGGaaagagattttttctttataggtAATCAGAAGGTTTGTTCATAATATAATGGGCATTTCCAAGTACATGAGATGTATACGTGAGTAATAATACCTAACTAGGATTTACAACTGAGAAAAAGAGATACATCAATAGGAAACTAGCATCTCTACTGCAGGATGGTGACTtactatcaaatttattttattgctgCATGTTCTTGCtctatttttattctactaaatctacaaattgaaaATGCAAGTTGCTAAAATTTAATCCTTAACACCTTGTGCTCTCAAAATTTCAACCACCCTACCTGTTTGGGTGCAGCCTAATG from Juglans regia cultivar Chandler chromosome 2, Walnut 2.0, whole genome shotgun sequence carries:
- the LOC108985179 gene encoding uncharacterized protein LOC108985179 codes for the protein MTGTSHCFVEWKEQFVSQERGNRVVHYFLKDSYGESILAVVGTERSVRHMFYVVAEEFLEAYGKENSIHGGYKWRSRREVVDWLTSMLSKQHLHGERSESPKHDPIHSAMDGVATPLTQVPDDRVHIARSFKGHHPDIVWSGVAWKCGKQLKHYPAFCRNGTTIAIQSFIFVMAKGENHYVAYLEDMYEDKRGQKKVKVRWFHHNQEVKGIIPIRNPHPKEVFITPYVQVISAECIDGPATVLTREHYEKCLASFPHPLLARIHLCYRQFRSNRVKPFDLSKLRGYFDQPILSCLGPDAFSRPEFICHGLAGEEAEQLSSGENVKLGVKRTRSGRACQRFAADHSGVRNSVRVHQMITYDPYENLDYGLSASRRLLSLKHIDCHPWYPPLFKVDGKIELLCQDSGIRGCWFRCTVLQVSRKQMKVRYDDVQDEDGCGNLEEWIPAFKMAMPDKLGMRHPGRSTIRPAPPPKEQLDSALEVGTAVDAWWSDGWWEGVVTGLDNSGDGTMQIYFPGESIVLNVHKKDLRKSKDWMGDQWVDIQGKPDIISALSATIGLENKLSPSSNIIKDVKSDFSVSCAEVPSSAKFNIGEDEKLELTAVINSDGLPEDMERVIDKKSSSLNDKGTGVDGVGMKGSCNNVDDAQGNDNDDKRDNDSENGDDTQDFETSGQNCKAELMELAA